In Salminus brasiliensis chromosome 24, fSalBra1.hap2, whole genome shotgun sequence, one genomic interval encodes:
- the cyld3 gene encoding ubiquitin carboxyl-terminal hydrolase CYLD: MSAVTHQNRRRRPPKMYLVTSDHKVQDHLDGTIRLQRGNLCHELEGGAERGARGDYLWVKVIDNGSMVKLDKYLLSEVSPELAGLLEPTADLDLRFKLLSKPHRLLRLAALPLGSPVLVRWSQTGDFAEAELRYRGPLTRGSAAVYFGVQLKGWAAGKGSSNGSFKGHQLFTCPEQCALFVAASELTLRRSSRGGSAGDHELEREVSRPNHSNHNSSNNQSSGHSQSAVNILQPRTAESAPPPASPPPLQAGQRVCFSQDEALHWGMVQYCGTLPGRTSSGLYVGVLLDNPVGNWNGYYKNYKLCSIPSVEYGYLLPISRVSTETRPERTPPLGSNPKTSPVHPPFPSSKSALQPPSPTHNKPPPQPAVPTNPNPRQLIQPAMLAMAKSALQPPSSSSFSSSSSVAPKVALKPPPLPAPKSALKPPAVPPSKPQAPPLSPPATDQSHSSNGFHNPPSPLVPDEKAEPKTWLEVGSMVEMNDPPIFGVIRWIGHIASIPEAVAGIELDQELSAATDGSYLGDRHFRCPPNKGLFVKLRNCRRDSRFPAPEAPINQVERCNSIAFAEWGSKRVEDNTPPVLGQEARQVYEGFKKGIQGHLNSCYLDASLFSLFSCCSSVDWVLFCPSNDDSHRSKDAQELLRCEIVNPLRRYGYVCASKTMALRKLLEAETTDAGFTNEEKDPEEFLNKLFQLLRVEPLLKIRSMSQEPQECHIYQLFPPSISSSPSSPLHSPLSPSLSSSLSPIPLSSPPAGLMRVASVQTLLESSFIHSGLKFTEAPSCLPLLMPRFGKEFKMFDAILPSLTLDITNLLDETLRQCSICQSVAAWECMQCYEDLDITPGQLKQYCNTCNAQVHAHKKRQTHKPLKVRIPKGTWEGPVHGARQQLNLFAVTCIETSHYVSFVKHGPLLTDWLFFDSMADREGGENGFNVPQVRACPEVGRYLSLSEKELCRLDSASLKEPVRRLLCDAYMCLYHCPELSLYK, translated from the exons ATGTCCGCTGTCACGCATCAGAACCGGAGGCGGCGCCCCCCTAAAATGTACCTGGTTACGTCCGACCATAAGGTGCAGGACCATCTGGACGGTACCATTCGCTTGCAGAGGGGGAACCTCTGCCATGAGCTGGAGGGTGGAGCAGAACGGGGAGCGAGAGGCGATTACTTGTGGGTGAAG GTGATAGACAATGGCAGCATGGTGAAGCTGGACAAATACTTGCTGAGTGAAGTGTCTCCTGAGCTAGCCGGCCTGTTGGAGCCCACCGCTGACCTGGACCTGCGCTTCAAACTGCTGTCCAAACCCCACCGGCTGCTGCGACTGGCGGCCTTGCCCCTGGGTTCACCAGTGCTGGTGCGCTGGAGCCAGACGGGAGACTTCGCAGAGGCGGAGCTCCGTTACCGCGGCCCGCTGACCCGAGGAAGCGCTGCTGTGTACTTTGGAGTCCAGCTAAAA GGCTGGGCTGCAGGTAAGGGCAGCAGTAATGGAAGCTTTAAGGGCCACCAGCTCTTCACCTGTCCGGAGCAGTGTGCCCTCTTCGTGGCGGCTAGCGAGCTGACCCTCCGCCGCTCCTCCCGAGGTGGCAGTGCTGGAGATCATGAGCTAGAGCGTGAAGTTAGCAGACCAAACCACTCCAACCACAACTCCAGCAATAACCAGAGCTCCGGCCACAGCCAGAGCGCAGTTAACATCCTGCAGCCACGGACCGCAGAATCAGCCCCGCCCCCAGCCTCCCCGCCTCCGCTGCAAGCGGGGCAGAGGGTGTGCTTCAGCCAGGACGAGGCGCTCCACTGGGGCATGGTGCAGTATTGTGGGACTCTGCCTGGGAGGACATCCAGTGGACTGTATGTGGGAGTCTTACTG GACAATCCAGTAGGAAACTGGAATGGTTACTATAAGAATTACAAGCTTTGCTCCATTCCTTCTGTGGAATATGGCTACCTTCTTCCCATCTCCAGAGTGTCCACAG AAACCAGGCCAGAGCGCACACCTCCTCTTGGATCCAATCCTAAAACCTCTCCAGTGCATCCTCCATTTCCTTCCTCCAAATCCGCCCTTCAGCCACCTTCACCCACTCACAACAAGCCCCCACCGCAGCCTGCAGTACCCACAAACCCCAACCCCAGACAGCTGATACAGCCTGCCATGCTAGCCATGGCTAAATCTGCCCTACAACCTCCGTCgtcttcttcattttcttcttcatcatcagtGGCTCCAAAAGTCGCTTTAaagcctcctcctcttcccgcCCCTAAATCTGCTCTTAAACCGCCTGCAGTTCCACCCAGTAAACCACAAGCCCCGCCTCTTTCACCTCCCGCCACTGATCAATCACATTCTTCCAACGGCTTTCACAATCCACCCTCTCCACTAGTTCCTGATGAGAAGGCGGAGCCTAAAACATGGTTGGAAGTGGGCTCTATGGTGGAGATGAATGACCCACCGATTTTTGGAGTAATTCGCTGGATTGGACATATCGCCAGCATTCCGGAAGCGGTGGCAGGGATCGAACTG GATCAGGAGCTGAGCGCTGCCACTGATGGCAGTTACCTCGGCGATCGGCACTTCCGCTGCCCTCCCAACAAGGGGCTGTTTGTCAAACTGCGGAACTGCAGGAGGGACTCCAGATTCCCTGCCCCTGAGGCCCCCATCAATCAGGTGGAACGCTGTAATTCGATTG CATTTGCAGAGTGGGGCAGTAAGCGTGTTGAGGACAACACCCCCCCTGTGTTGGGTCAGGAGGCTCGGCAGGTGTATGAGGGCTTTAAGAAAGGTATCCAGGGTCATCTCAACTCCTGCTACCTGGATGCGTCACTCTTCAG tctCTTCTCCTGCTGTAGTTCAGTGGACTGGGTTTTGTTCTGCCCCTCTAACGATGACAGCCATCGCAGTAAAGACGCTCAGGAGCTGCTGCGCTGCGAGATCGTCAACCCTCTGCGCAG GTATGGATATGTGTGTGCCAGTAAGACCATGGCCCTGAGGAAGCTTCTGGAAGCCGAGACTACAGATGCAGGCTTCACTAATGAAGAGAAAG atCCTGAGGAATTCCTCAACAAGCTTTTCCAGCTCCTCCGGGTAGAGCCACTTTTGAAGATAAG GTCGATGAGCCAGGAGCCACAGGAGTGTCACATCTACCAGCtcttccctccctccatctcctcctctccatcCTCCCCCCTtcattcccctctctctccttctctctcctcctccctctccccaatCCCTCTCTCCTCACCTCCTGCTGGACTCATGAGGGTTGCCAGTGTTCAGACATTGCTGGAATCCTCCTTCATACATTCTGGGCTTAAATTCACTGAG GCTCCGTCCTGTCTGCCGCTCCTCATGCCACGCTTTGGCAAAGAATTTAAGATGTTTGATGCCATTCTGCCCTCCCTCACACTGGACATCACCAACCTACTGGACGAGA CTCTCAGACAGTGCAGTATATGCCAGTCAGTGGCAGCGTGGGAGTGCATGCAGTGTTATGAGGATCTGGACATCACACCTGGACAGCTGAAACAGTATTGCAACACCTGTAATGCACAG GTTCACGCCCATAAGAAGCGTCAGACTCACAAACCGCTGAAGGTCAGAATACCGAAGGGCACGTGGGAGGGGCCGGTGCACGGCGCTCGGCAGCAGTTGAATCTGTTTGCTGTGACGTGCATCGAGACCAGCCACTACGTGAGCTTTGTGAAGCATGGGCCGCTGCTGACCGACTGGCTGTTCTTCGACAGTATGGCTGACAGAGAGG
- the LOC140546799 gene encoding LOW QUALITY PROTEIN: adenylate cyclase type 4-like (The sequence of the model RefSeq protein was modified relative to this genomic sequence to represent the inferred CDS: deleted 1 base in 1 codon) — MQDDLHEYLEMEGVPVVEGPRELVKRSHEGGIHNEGFMGSTDLTTAPDCKDLSYENADILKYGNYEGPQKDKTPAQNDARIIPNDDKSTHKYTETTLSTVDSTHSAKDNNSKTEEPDANCRGEHEAKQPNIELGIAKKESAPEALKAYTSFRASSTLQKNPGHSTIQSNGTPSLSTGTLNELSDSFKVQEGTETGLGPSEGPRTNGMNSDVQQGVEIRNAPEQWNERPQHSAAEGVCCCYRAVRLACLRCLEETSIVVPGLVLTIMFCVTIIIIIPTTGRSISVHVGALSVVCVVLCLCVPLLVSLPCLPALRRCEQTLALSIWSALFIIAIVFIFTGGVITAWEQVAFFLFLSLSVYTILPLTLSWALIFGIGASVCHIIIISVYVSVTSPSTRDLAVQLVANAVLFMCINVVGFFHLWLTEHARRKSSKSRETFSYNRSKRAKQKRDQEHLLLSVLPRYIAMELKGEVVKGLSGKVSGADNKPNFHSLYIKQHKDVSILYADIVGFTSLASTCTPEELVAVLNKLFGRFDDIAKKNECLRIKILGDCYYCVSGLPDPIPHHARNCVQMGLDMCTAINKLREATGVEISMRVGVHSGNVLCGVIGSLKWQYDVWSHDVTLANRMESGGLPGRVHITEETFGHLGGAYQVEEGNGASRDSALQGRRTFLVIDPQKGLDHKPKSNRLLKGSGGEKLRASVRMTQYMQSWQSIKPFSELNQPEDSIAATPTQSSNTEQSTLVTEPDICQTYAANLESRHNQGLWNGSTETLEPLEIAGPKTKKMNWLTLLFIDVKMEKQYRLSEVHGIHQSVACLALIFTSVFVVQMLTSQKNLALAVSYGATFPVQLLILLVVSTEFLKQWNSKMPSSVQWVSLLSQGVATRAAIRLLLVFTCLLITLLMAILNIVFIPGDNCLNASYNASTLDSLSLYTVPYYLYCCLVAMLGVVVFVRVNFCVKFFLLTLAVVVYLALFLEVYAPRSDCLVLQLYPNYSRPGVLKEPKIMAGIWLIIFYLVSLILARQDELASRVEFYLKKCFQKERDEMETTENVNRLLLQNLLPLHVTNFFIGKDVPNQDLYSQSCKSVCVMFASVPEFKDFYTESSVNGDGLECLRFLNEIITDFDELLSKPKFNVVEKIKTIGTTYMAAAGLTNPTTGEERKDSDACKVHVRCMMDFAIALMGRLDNINRHSFNNFKLRIGINHGPVIAGVIGAHKPQYDIWGNAVNVASRMDSTGVLDKIQVTEETAQVAVSVGFKVAKRGIITVKGKGELTTYFIVTEPLQHQ; from the exons ATGCAGGATGACTTGCACGAGTACCTGGAAATGGAAGGGGTCCCAGTGGTGGAGGGACCAAGAGAACTTGTCAAACGTAGCCATGAGGGCGGGATTCACAATGAGGGCTTCATGGGGTCAACCGATTTAACGACTGCACCAGACTGCAAGGACCTGTCATATGAGAATGCGGACATCCTCAAATATGGCAACTATGAAGGACCGCAAAAAGACAAAACCCCAGCCCAGAATGATGCCCGTATCATTCCCAATGATGACAAAAGCACTCACAAATACACTGAAACAACGCTCAGCACTGTCGACAGCACACACAGCGCCAAAGACAACAACAGCAAAACAGAGGAGCCCGACGCAAACTGCAGGGGCGAGCATGAGGCCAAACAGCCTAACATCGAACTCGGAATTGCCAAAAAGGAGAGCGCCCCAGAAGCTCTTAAGGCATACACCTCCTTTAGAGCATCCAGTACACTCCAGAAGAACCCGGGACACAGCACAATCCAAAGCAATGGAACCCCCAGTTTGAGCACAGGCACTTTGAATGAACTTTCGGACTCCTTCAAGGTACAGGAAGGTACAGAGACCGGCTTAGGGCCCTCAGAAGGTCCCAGAACTAATGGCATGAACTCTGATGTGCAGCAAGGGGTCGAGATTCGAAATGCCCCTGAGCAGTGGAACGAGAGACCCCAGCACAGTGCGGCTGAAGGGGTGTGCTGCTGCTACCGGGCGGTACGACTAGCATGTCTACGGTGCCTGGAGGAGACGTCTATTGTGGTGCCAGGCCTGGTGTTGACCATTATGTTCTGTgtgaccatcatcatcattatcccCACCACTGGGAGA AGTATCAGTGTTCATGTGGGAGCCTTGTCGGTGGTGTGTGTCGTGCTCTGCCTGTGTGTGCCGCTCTTGGTCAGCTTGCCGTGCCTGCCTGCACTTCGGCGGTGTGAACAGACGCTGGCTCTCTCCATCTGGTCTGCACTCTTCATCATCGCCATCGTCTTCATCTTCACTGGAGGAGTCATCACCGCATGGGAGCAA gtggccttcttcctcttcctctctctatcgGTCTACACCATTCTGCCTCTGACTCTCTCCTGGGCTCTGATCTTCGGCATAGGAGCCAGTGTGtgtcacatcatcatcatcagtgtaTACGTGTCCGTCACCAGCCCCAGTACACGAGACCTGGCTGTTCAG tTGGTGGCGAATGCTGTGTTGTTCATGTGTATTAAC GTGGTGGGCTTCTTCCACCTCTGGCTGACGGAGCATGCCCGCAGGAAGTCCTCCAAGAGCCGAGAAACCTTCAGCTACAACCGCTCCAAACGGGCCAAGCAGAAACGCGAccag GAGCACCTCCTGCTGTCTGTGCTGCCGCGCTACATCGCTATGGAGCTGAAGGGAGAGGTGGTGAAGGGGCTGTCGGGGAAagtgtctggagcagataacaaACCCAACTTCCACAGCTTGTACATCAAACAGCACAAAGACGTCAG TATTCTGTATGCAGACATCGTGGGCTTCACTAGCCTGGCCAGCACCTGCACTCCAGAGGAGCTCGTCGCCGTCCTCAACAAGCTGTTCGGCAGGTTCGACGACATCGCCAAG aAGAACGAGTGTTTGCGGATAAAGATTCTGGGCGATTGCTACTACTGTGTGTCAGGCCTTCCCGACCCCATCCCTCACCATGCACGCAACTGTGTGCAGATGGGACTGGACATGTGCACGGCAATAAA TAAACTGCGGGAGGCGACAGGAGTGGAGATCAGTATGAGAGTGGGCGTGCACTCTGGAAATGTCCTTTGTGGTGTGATTGGCTCACTGAAGTGGCAGTATGACGTCTGGTCACATGATGTGACGCTAGCCAATCGCATGGAGTCTGGAGGTTTACCTGG gaGGGTCCACATTACAGAAGAGACATTCGGACACCTGGGTGGGGCGTACCAGGTTGAAGAGGGAAATGGAGCCAGTCGGGATTCTGCACTACAGGGCAGGAGAACATTCCTCGTGATCGACCCCCAAAAAGGATTGGATCACAAGCCTAAG agtaacCGACTTCTGAAAGGCAGTGGAGGGGAGAAGCTCCGGGCCTCAGTGAGAATGACTCAGTACATGCAGTCCTGGCAGAGCATCAAACCCTTTTCTGAGCTCAACCAACCAGAAGACTCGATCGCAGCCACGCCCACTCAGTCAAGCAACACCGAACAATCAACGCTGGTCACA GAGCCAGACATCTGTCAGACGTACGCTGCCAACCTGGAGAGCAG GCACAATCAAGGATTGTGGAATGGATCAACAGAGACACTGGAGCCTCTAGAGATTGCAGG ACCAAAAACTAAGAAGATGAACTGGCTGACTTTGTTATTTATCGATGTGAAGATGGAGAAACAG tatCGTCTGAGTGAGGTGCACGGTATTCATCAGTCAGTGGCGTGTCTGGCGCTCATATTCACCTCTGTGTTTGTGGTGCAGATGCTGACTTCACAAAA AAATCTAGCCCTGGCAGTTTCATATGGAGCCACTTTTCCCGTGCAGCTGCTGATACTGCTGGTAGTCAGCACTGAATTCCTGAAG caaTGGAACTCTAAGATGCCTTCCAGTGTGCAGTGGGTGTCATTGCTGTCGCAGGGAGTGGCCACCAGGGCGGCGATACGACTGCTGCTAGTCTTCACCTGCTTGCTCATCACTCTACTCATGGCTATACTCAACATA GTGTTTATTCCAGGTGATAACTGCCTAAATGCCTCCTACAACGCCAGCACACTGGACAGTCTGAGCCTCTATACTGTACCG tattaTCTGTACTGCTGTTTAGTGGCGATgctgggggtggtggtgtttgTGAGAGTGAATTTCTGTGTGAAGTTCTTCCTCCTCACTCTGGCTGTGGTGGTCTACCTCGCTCTCTTTCTGGAGGTTTACGCCCCCCGCTCTGACTGCCTCGTACTGCAACTGTACCCCAACTACAGCAG aCCAGGAGTTCTGAAGGAACCCAAGATCATGGCAGGAATCTGgctcatcattttctatctggtGTCTCTGATTCTTGCGCGACAG gacGAGTTGGCTTCTCGTGTCGAGTTCTATCTAAAGAAATGTTTCCAGAAGGAGCGTGATGAGATGGAGACGACAGAAAATGTCAACaggctcctcctccaaaatctgctTCCTCTCCACGTCACCAACTTCTTCATCGGCAAAGATGTTCCCAACCAG gaccTGTACAGCCAGtcgtgtaagagtgtgtgtgtgatgtttgccTCAGTGCCGGAGTTTAAGGACTTCTACACTGAGAGCAGTGTGAACGGAGACGGTCTGGAGTGTTTGCGGTTCCTCAACGAAATCATCACAGACTTTGACGAG CTCCTCAGCAAGCCCAAGTTCAACGTAGTAGAGAAAATTAAAACTATCGGCACCACCTACATGGCTGCAGCTGGACTGACCAATCCCACCACAGGGGAGGAGCGGAAG GACAGTGATGCGTGTAAGGTTCACGTGCGCTGCATGATGGACTTCGCCATCGCACTGATGGGCAGACTGGACAACATCAACAGACACTCGTTCAACAACTTCAAACTCAGGATAG GAATAAACCACGGACCCGTGATCGCTGGAGTGATCGGAGCACACAAACCTCAGTACGACATCTGGGGCAACGCAGTGAACGTGGCCAGCAGAATGGACAGCACTGGAGTGCTAGACAAAATACAG GTGACTGAGGAAACTGCGCAGGTGGCCGTGAGCGTAGGGTTTAAAGTGGCCAAGCGAGGGATCATTACCGTGAAGGGGAAAGGAGAACTCACCACTTACTTCATCGtcactgagccactgcagcaCCAGTGA